Proteins co-encoded in one Scomber scombrus chromosome 14, fScoSco1.1, whole genome shotgun sequence genomic window:
- the mogat2 gene encoding 2-acylglycerol O-acyltransferase 2 — MKIDFAPADVPIQRRLQTAAVGQWVFSFLGLAPTCIFLFFYLLFTRFWLISVLYTVWWFFDYDTPSRGGRRIPFVCGLKLWDYMRDYFPVKLVKTADLDPRQNYILGFHPHGVLVAGAFTNFCTYATGFRQLYPGLRSYLLMLPLWFKSPFFRDYIMCAGLIPSDKESASYPLRKKGGGNAVVIAVGGAPEALDAHPGTYNVLLAQKKGFIKMAMEHGAHLVPVFSFGENEVFDQIENQRGTWLRWTQERLQRIMGISLPLFHARGIFQYSFGLMPYRKPISTIVGKPINVEKNETPTAEDLDALHQLYMDELSNLFEEHKGNYGVDKDTHLNFV, encoded by the exons ATGAAGATTGATTTCGCTCCAGCCGACGTGCCCATCCAAAGGAGGCTGCAGACGGCCGCGGTGGGGCAGTGGGTCTTCTCCTTCCTTGGACTGG CACCAACATGCATCTTCCTGTTCTTTTACCTGCTGTTCACACGGTTCTGGTTGATCAGCGTGCTGTACACCGTCTGGTGGTTCTTTGACTATGACACTCCTTCACGGGGAGGCCGCAGGATACCTTTCGTGTGTGGCCTCAAACTATGGGATTACATGCGGGATTATTTCCCCGTCAAG TTGGTGAAGACAGCTGACCTGGACCCCAGGCAGAACTACATACTTGGCTTCCATCCACATGGCGTGCTGGTGGCAGGAGCCTTTACCAACTTCTGCACCTACGCCACAGGCTTCAGACAGCTGTATCCCGGACTTAGAAGCTACCTGCTCATGTTGCCCCTTTGGTTCAAATCCCCATTCTTCAGAGACTACATCATGTGTGCAG GTCTGATTCCTTCTGACAAAGAGAGCGCCAGTTACCCGCTCCGCAAGAAGGGTGGCGGTAACGCTGTTGTGATAGCAGTCGGTGGGGCCCCAGAGGCTCTTGATGCCCACCCTGGAACCTACAATGTTCTCTTGGCTCAGAAGAAAGGTTTCATCAAGATGGCCATGGAGCACGG TGCTCACCTGGTGCCAGTCTTCTCCTTCGGTGAGAACGAAGTGTTCGATCAAATAGAAAATCAAAGAGGGACCTGGCTTCGATGGACACAGGAACGACTGCAAAGGATCATGGGtatctctctgcctctcttccaTGCGCGTGGAATTTTTCAGTACTCCTTTGGTCTCATGCCCTACAGAAAACCCATCAGTACAATCG TCGGAAAGCCAATTAATGTGGAGAAGAATGAGACGCCAACGGCCGAGGACCTTGATGCACTCCACCAGCTGTACATGGACGAACTCAGCAATCTGTTTGAGGAGCACAAGGGCAACTACGGAGTGGACAAGGACACACACCTGAACTTTGTGTAA